Below is a genomic region from Henckelia pumila isolate YLH828 chromosome 3, ASM3356847v2, whole genome shotgun sequence.
TGCAAATAAGCTAATTTCGATTCATAGTATTTTCTCAAATGAATCTCCCCAGCTGTTGAGTTATGATGTGCCCTCTGCCAGTGATCGTTACATATTACCAAAGCTCGAATAGCGAAAAATGCAACACATAGTTTAACACAAACGTTTCTAGATAATATTagcaagcgattaaattaagaatgccaaaaaaaaaaatcgtgaGCTGTGGAATTATTTGCCAATAATTGTTGAGCTTGGACGCCAGATTGATTCAATCCTGGACCTTTTCAGCTGAAAAATGCTCATCAATTTGGATATCTTTTTCGGCCTCCGTCGAAACTAATCGGCGCCATGAAACAAACCTCTGCAAGCCCTTCCAACTTCTTCCCAAAAAGTACTAGGCCGAGACGCAAtagtaattaataattaataatttttttaaataacccattatttataattttattttaaatatatatagttataactttctttaatttaatttaaattttattgtagAAAATATgaactaaaatatttaaatttatattatatatatatatatatatagtgtgtCAAAAAAATATAcagtaaatatatataaaagataTTGTAAGCACCACGTTTTATCTATATTATCTCTACTATTATATAAAGGTTGAGATTTATTTAGAAACTATTTTGGCCTGTTTGATGACATCAatgtaaatttataatttaaactCTCAAACATGCATTATAGTTCATATAGATACCGTTTGGTAGgtatgatatgataaataatatatagataagtgatataatgtaataaaaaataaataaataatgatagttaatatagtatttgatttgattgatagattatagtttatttgatttgattgattaaattttatggtaaacatgataaattatcattttgtccttttaacaataaataatattatttataaagggtaatatagtaatttaaattcaatgatttgattgatgtaacataaataattaatgatttgtttgatatagaataaataattaatagatgaataaataatatgacgagaagaaCACGAGATTAGataagataagttatacatagattaattaTAAAGGCTATCAAACTGTATCATAGATTATTGGAAAAAAACGGTAAAAAAAACTCAAGTTGCATTTCTCATCccattataattaaataaaaaaaaaaaactacccACCATCTATATTATGCTAAAATTAAGGATCCATTTCAATTAATTTGACTGTATTTTTCTTTAATATCAACATATTatttacaaattattaaaatttcacgtttattataattttaactaGACATTAATTACATACACACAAAGGTTGTTAGTCTTTGATAACCGGGCGATACATGATGTGAAGTCATgttagtatttatttttatttaaaaaaaaaaacaaaaacaaaattaccGTCCCCAACCAATTTCATGTCTGGCCCAAATATTTGATCCGCCCCGGCCGCTCCCCAGCACATTAGGGCTGTCAAATTCGGGCCGGCCCAATAATAAAGGGAGAAAAATATTTGCTCCAACATTTatttaattgaaataaataaattttttaaaaatataacagATGGCCTCCCAATAAAATAGGATAGATTATCTGATTTGAACGAGTCCCCAACCATGCAAAAATCCCATCAGTACGTACCTCATATTGTCTATATAAACCAAACCACGTAACCCTttctcaaacttcaaacaaatcCGAACCCAACAACACTGAACAATCTCCAACTCCTCCACCCGCTCCCATGGCCGCCGCCGCAGCTCCTCCGCCGCTTAAAGACGAGCTCGACATCGTGATTCCGACCATACGAAACCTCGATTTCTTAGAGATGTGGAGGCCGTTCTTCCAGCACTATCATCTTATCATAGTGCAGGACGGTGATCCTTCGAAGACGATTAAGGTCCCCGAAGGATTCGATTACGAACTCTACAATCGGAACGACATTAACAAGATCTTGGGACCGAAAGCGTCGTGTATTTCGTTCAAGGATTCGGCTTGCCGCTGCTTCGGATACATGGTTTCGAAGAAGAAGTATATCTACACCATTGATGATGACTGTTTCGTAAgcttaatttatatatactcTCATCTTCTACTTTTTTCAAACAGTGTCTGGTTCGTTACCGATTATAAATCTCGTGTTTTATAATTTTGTGTCACCTGATCTCGATATAGatgtcatgttttgaatatggTTACGAGACGAAAACCAAATTTCAACAAAGTCAGGGAGACTAAAATCTAATAATTTGATTATTACCTGTTTTGATTACTAAATTATAGTAATCCAcgtataaattttaaatattaactaATTTTGTTCAAAAAGTAGCTAGTAATGACTACTTCAAATGAAAGACAAAAATTtggttgatatatatatatgtgtggcACATTCTATATATGCTGGACATCACgttaaaaaacaaacaaaagcaCTGATGGATTATTTTGTAGGTTGCAAAAGACCCGACAGGCAAAGACATAAATGCCTTGGAACAACACATCAAGAATCTGCTATCTCCATCAACTCCACATTTCTTCAATACGTTGTATGATCCTTTTAGAGAAGGCACAGATTTCGTGCGTGGATACCCGTTCAGCCTCCGGGAAGGCGTGAAAACCGCCGTTTCTCATGGCTTGTGGCTGAACATCCCCGACTACGACGCTCCCACACAGCTTGTCAAGCCTCTCGAGAGAAACACCAGgtaattaaacatatatatatatacacacactcaTTTCGTCACTTCCTTTAATTTCAAGAATctcattatatatatgtttcagGTATGTTGATGTAGTGCTAACAATCCCAAAAGGCACATTATTTCCCATGTGTGGAATGAATTTGGCATTCGATCGTGATCTTATTGGCCCTGCTATGTACTTCGGACTTATGGGAGATGGCCAGCCTATCGGACGATACGACGATATGTGGGCTGGCTGGTGTACCAAGgtgcatataatatatatatatatatatacacaaactTCTCCTAGTTTGGTTGTTTTGTTTGAGGGACTAGAAAGATTAATAATAAGATTATATATGTACTCTTTTGATGGTTTTAACTGATAATGTATTTAGGTTATTTGTGACCATTTGAACTTGGGAGTGAAAACTGGGCTCCCATATATTTGGCATAGCAAAGCAAGCAACCCATTTGTGAACCTTAAGAAGGAGTACAAAGGTATCTTCTGGCAAGAAGAGATCATACCATTCTTCCAAGCCGCAACTCTTTCAAAGTCATCCGACACTGTACAGAAGTGTTACATCGAACTCTCCAAACAAGTCAAAGAGAAGCTTGGAAAAGTTGACCCTTATTTTGTGAAGCTTGCCGATGCCATGGAAACGTGGATTCAAGCTTGGGATGAACTCAATCCTCCCAAAGCCAACTAATTAGCTAGCTAGGGCAATTCATTTATattaagattttgattttttttcctttttttttttccttttataatCTGGCTTTTTGTTGGGGTTTATACATGGATCTTTTTTTGTGTTTAAATTCAGCTTTAAAATTAATGGTCATACTCTCAATCccacttttttattttaatttgtggcCCATTAGTCTCGATCTGCAGTAATAATTCCTAAAGTCTTGAGCTATCCAGATGACACCTCATAGTGAACTTACGTAAATTTATAAACAAAATTAACTACTACCGATATTTTTTTTGATATATAGAAAATCGGTTGATCACGTGGTTTCTAGCCAGTCATCTAGTAGATGACAATCTCGTAACAGAGTCAGAAAATTTTATTGAGGAAGACggaattttattattgttatttttaaattattattaaaattaatattaatggtaaaaaatatttattaaacaaTTGGGCTGGAGTTATAGCttctctttttttaaaaaaataaatacattgttaaattaaaaaaaaacgacCGTAAAAAAATTACGTACCACTACAACAGTTCATCATTATTTTACGTGCCAACTGCCACAGTTCATCATTATCCCTCATCGGCTGCAACacttttcataaaaattatgatcgactcaaaagtagcattagtTCAAAACATTATCCTGgaactaaattaaaattaaacaaaacaaaacaagcgCCGTTGCCGGTGATCGAACCCGGATCACCCCCGCGTGACAGGCGGGCACACTCACCACTATACTACAACGACTTTGATGCTAATGTAagacaattaatattttatttacaaaacaAAGTTTAATAAacacaaaataatcaaaaagaTGGCCCATGCAGGTCTCGAACCTGCGACCTTCGCGTTATTAGCACGACGCTCTAACCAACTGAGCTAATAGGCCGTTGTTGTTCAAAAGAGTATTGTCATTGAATATTAATGTTTCGTACATGGTTGAACTGTTCCCCATCCTTGTTCCATCATTACTTGTGTTGTTAAATATGGGTAAAATAATGTTAATAAAATGGATTGTATTGTTATAAATTACGAGCTtgtgtttaaaattttaagtaataTTACATCTATGCATATTTGCACTTtgtttatgttttcacattttttttcccttttgagTTGGGGGAGGggatttgtagtgacccttacccgtaTCAGAtattaaacagaacttaggcatgcaattaacttaataaaccgatatcagaataaactgcgaaaacattactaaaattacaatcccaaggcaagaaatctataaatacccaaatataatacaaccaaatcgaatagatgtatcaatccaatgacaacagaaataaaacctaggcgaagctccagctggccaaccactccctagcccctcttggatccacccgcctcatccaatcgcaaacctgccccatggaatagggtgtccagaaaatacagagtacgaaacgtgagcataaaacgctcagtacgagagtatgaatatacatgcatgcaaagtgaactccctataactcgaggtcaaggatcagataacagagacagaccggaccctggtatgtagcacgctgtgccgtcgcttcaggaggtggctcacataccaaaataccagtggatactccggacccaaatcgatggaagtccatccaccaacaggatagggtacaaccctactaacagaaatttcgaaggagatagctcaatatgcaaatgaatgcagtataaatcaatgacatataaatcatgcagtcacataatacatgcatactcagtcaggatatctcgaacagtactttcgtacctcaaatcagtgcaagctctaccaactctaggtccacgcctatagtctgctctacactttcaaatgatactactatcattatagtgctctaaaagccttaactaagctattgcatactcctaaatatttataggaagcaaaagctataccttcatccgtcgttagccctttgctgtcgagtgcctcaaaactaggccacagctccgctacgacgcctggactgctatgccacttccggattcccaacgggacgcctagaattccctagatctgagttagaaggctaaaaaatcgagagagaagaggtgattggtgcacttcaaaaatgagctcggcaccccctatttatagacggagttcggatcatccgaactggacttcgggtcgttcgaacacgttcgggtcgtccgaactgggctttgggtcgtccgaacccgatattacgtcattacttacgtcagcatgatgacgtcatccatgacgactgtcggcagtgatgaaacttaaaatttgtaattatttatatgttaaaaaatgtgttttaaaatttaagtttaattaaaattatgaagttgtattattttagtgttatgtgtttatatttaaatgttttactaaaatgttgtattttacggtttgcgcaggtttggtaaaaataaaattactcaagctacagaggtcataatgaagtaatctcaaaacctgtagaatcacaaaagaggcatcttcaactttgtagaagacaagaaattccaaaaacttcattaagatgatcaaaataatcaaacatcaaaatggagacagatttacttttactatgaccagcttggagtaaaaatatcataagtatttcatattttatccaaaaggggtgaatgagttgtcaaaacacatctacagacaaagggctacgtgttatatgttttatgcagaagcaaaatcggaagtctaaggcatcaaacatgccaagtaaagttgggtcaatgtattgacattcaaggagacaaacacccaccaactttactattccatatttaatgagtcttggacccttgctctcatttggcctataaatagatgtgttgtataagctttgtagtgtgcaagaggtAGAGAAGtactcatttgtaaaataaatattgtgtgtgtgagaataaaagtttgagtgtgcatatttctcaagttcaagtatgaaatttattttatccttactcttgagtttcatgttcatggcaagctaaatctttttatgtcaaggtgaaaaggtttcattgttggtcaagtaagattgtttatattttgtatattcttctcttgttgaatccgacattttggtgataacaaacaacaactcattgtataggaatgtgctgccaatcttttgtatttcaggaatctactacaactcctaccgcaaccgtctaaacccttcaagttatctaccggaagcttgtcaaccgcctttgtctctcgaccggttgcagtcacaagcctatcgactggttattcaaaccagcagaggataaatctatctaccggtagaatgccaactgcttatcaagatatctcaagaca
It encodes:
- the LOC140891482 gene encoding UDP-arabinopyranose mutase 1-like, whose protein sequence is MAAAAAPPPLKDELDIVIPTIRNLDFLEMWRPFFQHYHLIIVQDGDPSKTIKVPEGFDYELYNRNDINKILGPKASCISFKDSACRCFGYMVSKKKYIYTIDDDCFVAKDPTGKDINALEQHIKNLLSPSTPHFFNTLYDPFREGTDFVRGYPFSLREGVKTAVSHGLWLNIPDYDAPTQLVKPLERNTRYVDVVLTIPKGTLFPMCGMNLAFDRDLIGPAMYFGLMGDGQPIGRYDDMWAGWCTKVICDHLNLGVKTGLPYIWHSKASNPFVNLKKEYKGIFWQEEIIPFFQAATLSKSSDTVQKCYIELSKQVKEKLGKVDPYFVKLADAMETWIQAWDELNPPKAN